One Paracoccaceae bacterium genomic region harbors:
- a CDS encoding ABC transporter permease — protein sequence MATFILRRLAVMVLTAICLTFVVFYMTNLPPNLEKLAKSEASVRMTDDAVETWLNRNGYARPTVVRYGEWLGVVPGWRSTDPGTGAVTGRCLRGHTVETAPRFCGILQGDWGYTTVFKTDVGAILARSLGLTGWLMFWVMVVMVPVSLLMGVLAGMREGSRMDRTLSTMAIASTATPEYVSGVILIALLASATTGLSPVLAEAGLLSGRTLFQGTATAAMDKLTFWNFGLPVMTIALYGIGYIARMTRASMTEVMTQQYIRTARLKGVGFREVVMRHALRNALIAPFTVIMLQFPWLLNGVVIVETLFNYKGFGWTLVQAAGNNDIELLLGCSVVAVFVVLVTQLISDIGYVFLNPRIRLA from the coding sequence ATGGCCACCTTCATCCTTCGCCGCCTTGCAGTGATGGTGTTGACGGCGATCTGCCTGACATTCGTCGTGTTCTACATGACGAACCTGCCGCCAAACCTGGAAAAGCTCGCGAAATCCGAAGCTTCGGTGCGGATGACCGACGACGCCGTGGAAACCTGGCTGAACCGCAACGGCTATGCCCGGCCCACGGTGGTGCGCTATGGCGAATGGCTGGGCGTGGTGCCCGGCTGGCGCTCGACCGACCCAGGCACCGGCGCCGTCACCGGTCGCTGCCTTCGCGGGCATACCGTTGAAACCGCACCGCGCTTCTGCGGCATCCTGCAGGGCGACTGGGGCTATACGACCGTGTTCAAGACCGACGTGGGCGCGATCCTTGCGCGTTCGCTGGGCCTGACCGGCTGGCTGATGTTCTGGGTCATGGTCGTGATGGTGCCCGTGTCGCTGCTCATGGGGGTCCTGGCGGGGATGCGCGAGGGTTCGCGCATGGACCGCACGCTGTCCACCATGGCCATCGCCTCGACGGCCACCCCCGAATATGTCTCGGGGGTGATCCTGATCGCGCTCCTCGCCTCGGCGACGACCGGCCTGTCACCGGTTCTGGCCGAGGCCGGGCTGCTGTCCGGGCGCACCCTGTTCCAGGGCACCGCAACGGCGGCAATGGACAAGCTGACATTCTGGAACTTCGGCCTGCCGGTGATGACCATCGCGCTCTACGGCATCGGCTACATCGCCCGGATGACCCGCGCCTCGATGACCGAGGTGATGACGCAGCAATACATCCGCACCGCCCGGCTCAAGGGCGTCGGCTTCCGCGAGGTGGTCATGCGGCACGCGCTGCGCAATGCGCTGATCGCGCCGTTCACCGTGATCATGCTGCAGTTCCCCTGGCTGCTGAACGGCGTGGTGATCGTGGAAACCCTGTTCAACTACAAGGGCTTCGGCTGGACGCTGGTGCAGGCCGCCGGCAACAACGACATCGAGCTGCTGCTCGGCTGTTCGGTCGTCGCGGTCTTCGTCGTGCTGGTGACGCAGCTGATTTCGGACATCGGCTATGTCTTCCTGAACCCCCGCATCCGACTGGCCTGA
- a CDS encoding PaaI family thioesterase has product MPDPIYAETLADIPPRDLLLSMSGRDFMEGMLAGRLPHPAISRLLNYRLVEVGDGRAVFRGAAGIAQTNPVGGVHGGWYGTVLDSAMGCAVMTRVPQGKWYTTLEYKISLIRALPLGVDVLAEGLVDHAGRSTAVARAEIRGAADGRLYATGTTTCILLD; this is encoded by the coding sequence ATGCCCGATCCGATCTATGCCGAAACCCTGGCGGATATCCCGCCGCGCGACCTGCTTCTGTCGATGTCGGGCCGCGATTTCATGGAGGGGATGCTGGCGGGCCGCCTGCCGCATCCGGCGATCTCGCGCCTTCTGAACTATCGCCTGGTCGAGGTCGGCGACGGCCGCGCGGTGTTCCGCGGCGCGGCGGGCATTGCCCAGACCAATCCGGTAGGGGGCGTCCACGGCGGCTGGTATGGTACGGTGCTCGACAGTGCCATGGGCTGCGCGGTGATGACCCGCGTGCCGCAGGGCAAATGGTACACCACGCTGGAATACAAGATCAGCCTGATCCGTGCCCTGCCGCTGGGGGTCGATGTGCTGGCCGAGGGTCTGGTCGACCATGCGGGCCGGTCCACCGCCGTCGCGCGGGCCGAGATCCGGGGGGCCGCCGACGGCCGCCTTTACGCCACGGGCACGACGACCTGCATTCTGCTCGACTGA
- the aguB gene encoding N-carbamoylputrescine amidase, with the protein MRPLTLAVTQFAMTWDLPANLDAAETAVRAAAERGAGVILLPELFAAPYFCKTERAEYLGLALPAAGHPVVARFAGLARELGVVLPVSFFERAGQAHFNTVAMVDADGRVLGHYRKSHIPQGPGYEEKYYFSPGDTGFRVWDTAMGRIGVGICWDQWFPEAARAMALLGAEAILYPTAIGSEPPAPGYDSQPHWETVMRGHAAANILPVAASNRVGTETAPEGVEVTFYGSSLVAGPTGTLLARAPREGAAVEVATVDLDETAALRASWGLFRDRRPELYGALATLDGGRA; encoded by the coding sequence ATGCGCCCCCTGACCCTTGCCGTCACCCAGTTCGCGATGACCTGGGACCTGCCCGCGAACCTCGATGCCGCCGAGACCGCGGTGCGTGCCGCCGCCGAGCGGGGGGCGGGGGTGATCCTGCTGCCCGAGCTGTTCGCCGCGCCCTATTTCTGCAAGACCGAGCGGGCGGAATACCTGGGCCTGGCGCTGCCCGCCGCCGGGCATCCGGTGGTGGCGCGCTTTGCCGGCCTGGCGCGGGAACTGGGCGTGGTGCTGCCGGTCAGTTTCTTCGAGCGGGCGGGGCAGGCGCATTTCAACACCGTGGCGATGGTGGATGCCGATGGCCGGGTTCTGGGCCATTACCGCAAGAGCCATATCCCGCAGGGCCCGGGCTATGAGGAGAAGTACTATTTCTCGCCCGGGGACACGGGGTTCCGGGTGTGGGATACCGCCATGGGGCGGATCGGCGTGGGAATCTGCTGGGACCAGTGGTTCCCCGAGGCGGCGCGGGCCATGGCGCTGTTGGGTGCCGAGGCGATCCTCTATCCCACCGCGATCGGGTCGGAGCCGCCCGCGCCCGGCTATGACAGCCAGCCGCATTGGGAAACCGTGATGCGCGGCCATGCGGCCGCGAACATCCTGCCGGTGGCGGCGTCGAACCGCGTCGGCACCGAGACCGCGCCCGAGGGGGTGGAGGTGACGTTCTACGGGTCGAGCCTTGTCGCCGGGCCGACCGGCACGCTGCTGGCGCGCGCCCCGCGCGAGGGTGCTGCGGTCGAGGTGGCGACGGTCGATCTGGACGAGACGGCGGCGCTGCGGGCCTCCTGGGGGCTGTTCCGCGACCGACGCCCCGAACTCTACGGGGCGCTGGCCACGCTGGACGGCGGGCGGGCCTGA
- the secF gene encoding protein translocase subunit SecF, with product MRHLRLVPDKTNINFFAAARVTFGASIVMMVLSVVFVAMFGLNFGIDFRGGTTIRTESTQAVDIAGKRAALATLELGDISITEVFDPTFGPDQNVAMIRIQAQDGQEAVTPEMIAAVENTLKELDPAIRFASVESVGPKVSGELIWSAILSVVGATTAILIYIWLRFEWQFAVGAVLALVHDVLVTVGVFALFQIRFDLAVIAALLTILGYSINDTVVVFDRLRENLIKFKTMPLVEVMNLSVNETLSRTLMTTGTTLIALIALLVLGGDVIRGFVFAITFGIVIGTYSSVYMAKNVVLWLGVRRDWSKKDDEGGPAGTQFAKPEA from the coding sequence ATGCGCCACCTGAGGCTGGTCCCCGACAAGACCAACATCAACTTCTTCGCCGCCGCCAGGGTCACCTTCGGTGCCTCCATCGTCATGATGGTGCTGTCCGTCGTGTTCGTCGCGATGTTCGGGCTGAACTTCGGCATCGACTTCCGCGGCGGCACGACAATCCGCACCGAAAGCACCCAGGCCGTCGACATCGCGGGCAAGCGCGCGGCGCTGGCGACGCTGGAGCTTGGCGACATCTCGATCACCGAGGTGTTCGACCCCACCTTCGGACCCGACCAGAATGTCGCGATGATCCGCATCCAGGCGCAGGACGGGCAAGAGGCGGTCACCCCCGAGATGATCGCCGCGGTCGAGAACACGCTCAAGGAACTCGATCCCGCGATCCGCTTCGCCTCGGTGGAATCGGTCGGCCCCAAGGTGTCGGGCGAACTGATCTGGTCGGCGATCCTGTCGGTGGTCGGCGCCACCACCGCCATCCTCATCTACATCTGGCTGCGCTTCGAATGGCAGTTCGCGGTCGGCGCCGTGCTGGCGCTGGTGCATGACGTGCTGGTCACCGTGGGCGTCTTCGCGCTGTTCCAGATCCGTTTCGACCTGGCGGTGATCGCGGCGCTGCTGACCATCCTTGGCTATTCGATCAACGACACCGTCGTGGTGTTCGACCGGCTGCGCGAGAACCTCATCAAGTTCAAGACGATGCCGCTGGTCGAGGTGATGAACCTCAGCGTCAACGAAACCCTGTCGCGCACCCTGATGACCACCGGCACCACGCTGATCGCGCTGATCGCGCTTCTGGTGCTGGGCGGCGACGTGATCCGGGGCTTCGTCTTTGCCATCACCTTCGGTATCGTCATCGGCACCTATTCCTCGGTCTACATGGCCAAGAACGTGGTGCTGTGGCTGGGGGTGCGGCGCGACTGGTCGAAGAAGGATGACGAGGGCGGACCGGCGGGCACCCAGTTCGCCAAGCCGGAAGCCTGA
- a CDS encoding Mth938-like domain-containing protein, translating into MRLTEITYDSAMPVEGYGPGFFRIGGRVLRGRCLITPWDAGAWGGYDDTAAPLTLAGRIDVLFVGTGAEIAHPPKTFRSVIEDAGIGVEPMSSPAACRTYNVLLSEGRRVALALFPV; encoded by the coding sequence ATGCGGCTGACCGAGATCACCTACGACTCCGCGATGCCGGTCGAGGGCTACGGGCCGGGCTTCTTCCGCATCGGCGGGCGCGTGCTGCGCGGCCGGTGCCTGATCACGCCCTGGGATGCCGGCGCCTGGGGCGGCTATGACGATACCGCCGCGCCCCTGACGCTGGCCGGGCGGATCGACGTGCTGTTCGTCGGCACGGGGGCCGAGATCGCCCATCCGCCCAAGACCTTCCGCAGCGTGATCGAGGATGCCGGGATCGGCGTCGAGCCGATGTCCTCGCCCGCCGCATGCCGCACCTACAACGTGCTTCTGTCCGAAGGGCGGCGCGTCGCGCTGGCGCTGTTTCCGGTCTAG
- the yajC gene encoding preprotein translocase subunit YajC produces the protein MFATPAYAQAAGGAGSAFASFVPLILIFAIMYFLLIRPQQKKLKEHKAMVEALRRGDQVLTQGGIVGKVTKVGEDNIVEVEIADGVKVRVLKHTIAQVMAKTEPAA, from the coding sequence ATGTTCGCAACTCCCGCCTATGCCCAGGCCGCCGGCGGCGCCGGCAGCGCATTCGCCTCCTTCGTCCCGCTGATCCTGATCTTTGCGATCATGTATTTCCTGCTGATCCGTCCGCAGCAGAAAAAGCTCAAGGAACACAAGGCAATGGTCGAGGCGCTGCGGCGCGGGGACCAGGTGCTGACGCAGGGCGGCATCGTCGGCAAGGTCACCAAGGTCGGTGAGGACAACATCGTCGAGGTGGAAATCGCCGACGGCGTGAAGGTCCGCGTGCTCAAGCACACGATCGCCCAGGTCATGGCCAAGACCGAACCCGCAGCCTGA
- a CDS encoding ABC transporter ATP-binding protein produces the protein MSDWDPSQPILEIDHLSISFFTRLREIPAVMDFSCKVMAGEAMGLVGESGCGKSTVALAVMRDLGKTGRIVGGSIKFKGRDLTRMSDEELRQIRGSEIAMIYQEPMASLNPAMKIGAQLAEVPMIHQGMGKDEAWALARQIVADVKLPDPDRILRAYPHQLSGGQQQRIVIAMALMAKPALLILDEPTTALDVTVEAGIVDLVRELGEKYGTSMLFISHNLGLVLEVCDRLCVMYSGEAVETGAVAEVFNRMRHPYTQALFRAIPLPGADKTTRPLVAIPGNFPLPHERPKGCNFGPRCSYFDKGLCDAGDVPMFDAGGDRHGTRCVKWEQIDWAAPPMAGRVVEKMPVGDVVLRMEDLRKYYEVTKGAFGGGDVRVVKANETLSFEAREGETLAIVGESGCGKSTFAKVLMGLETATSGKIVLYNQDIQDTPIEKRGTDTVSSVQMVFQNPFDTLNPSMSVGRQIIRALEIFGEGDSDAAREARMLELLDLVKLPREFAIRMPRQLSGGQKQRVGIARAFAGGAKVVVADEPVSALDVSVQAAVTDLLMDIQRTKRTTLLFISHDLSIVRYLSDRVMVMYLGHVVELGTTDQVFSPPYHPYTEALLSAVPIADTRVTKQRIVLEGDIPSAMNPPPGCPFQTRCRWKSQVPGGLCDREMPPNRTLAAGHQIKCHLSTDVLNGMQPVISIAAE, from the coding sequence ATGTCAGACTGGGACCCCAGCCAACCCATCCTCGAAATCGACCACCTGTCGATCTCGTTCTTCACCCGCCTGCGCGAGATCCCGGCGGTGATGGATTTCTCCTGCAAGGTCATGGCCGGCGAGGCGATGGGGCTGGTGGGGGAATCCGGCTGCGGCAAGTCGACCGTGGCGCTCGCGGTGATGCGCGACCTCGGCAAGACCGGCCGCATCGTCGGCGGCAGCATCAAGTTCAAGGGCCGCGACCTGACGCGCATGTCGGATGAGGAACTGCGCCAGATCCGCGGCTCCGAGATCGCGATGATCTACCAGGAACCGATGGCCTCGCTGAACCCGGCGATGAAGATCGGCGCGCAGCTTGCCGAGGTGCCGATGATCCATCAGGGCATGGGCAAGGACGAGGCCTGGGCGCTGGCCCGCCAGATCGTCGCCGATGTGAAGCTGCCCGATCCCGACCGCATCCTGCGCGCCTATCCGCACCAGTTGTCGGGTGGCCAGCAGCAGCGCATCGTCATCGCCATGGCCCTGATGGCCAAGCCCGCGCTCCTGATCCTCGACGAACCGACCACCGCGCTCGACGTGACGGTCGAGGCGGGCATCGTCGATCTGGTGCGCGAACTGGGCGAGAAATACGGCACGTCGATGCTGTTCATCAGCCACAACCTCGGCCTCGTGCTCGAGGTCTGCGACCGGCTTTGCGTGATGTATTCGGGCGAGGCCGTCGAGACCGGCGCCGTGGCCGAGGTGTTCAACCGCATGCGCCATCCCTACACGCAGGCCCTGTTCCGCGCGATTCCCCTGCCCGGCGCCGACAAGACGACACGTCCGCTGGTCGCCATTCCCGGCAACTTCCCCCTGCCCCACGAACGCCCGAAGGGCTGCAACTTCGGCCCGCGCTGTTCCTACTTCGACAAGGGCCTCTGCGACGCGGGCGATGTGCCGATGTTCGACGCCGGCGGCGACCGCCACGGCACCCGCTGCGTCAAGTGGGAGCAGATCGATTGGGCCGCGCCGCCCATGGCGGGCCGCGTGGTCGAGAAGATGCCCGTCGGCGATGTCGTCCTGCGGATGGAGGACCTGCGCAAGTATTACGAGGTCACCAAGGGCGCCTTCGGCGGCGGCGACGTCCGCGTGGTCAAGGCGAACGAAACCCTCAGCTTCGAGGCGCGCGAGGGCGAGACACTGGCGATCGTCGGCGAATCGGGCTGCGGAAAATCCACCTTCGCCAAGGTCCTGATGGGGCTGGAAACCGCCACCAGCGGCAAGATCGTGCTCTACAATCAGGACATTCAGGACACGCCCATCGAAAAGCGCGGCACCGACACCGTGTCCTCGGTGCAGATGGTGTTCCAGAACCCGTTCGATACGCTGAACCCCTCGATGTCCGTGGGTCGCCAGATCATCCGGGCGCTGGAAATCTTCGGCGAGGGCGACAGCGATGCCGCGCGCGAGGCGCGGATGCTCGAACTCCTCGATCTCGTGAAACTGCCGCGCGAATTCGCCATCCGGATGCCCCGGCAACTGTCGGGCGGCCAGAAGCAGCGCGTGGGCATCGCCCGGGCCTTCGCGGGTGGCGCCAAGGTCGTGGTGGCCGACGAGCCGGTCAGCGCGCTCGACGTCTCGGTTCAGGCCGCCGTCACCGACCTTCTGATGGACATCCAGCGCACCAAGCGCACGACGCTTCTGTTCATCAGCCACGACCTCAGCATCGTGCGCTATCTCAGCGACCGGGTCATGGTGATGTATCTGGGACATGTGGTGGAACTCGGCACCACCGACCAGGTGTTCAGCCCCCCCTATCACCCCTATACCGAGGCGCTGCTGTCCGCCGTGCCCATCGCCGATACCCGGGTGACCAAGCAGCGCATCGTGCTGGAAGGCGACATCCCCTCGGCGATGAACCCGCCCCCCGGCTGCCCGTTCCAGACCCGCTGCCGGTGGAAGTCGCAGGTGCCCGGCGGCCTGTGCGACCGCGAGATGCCGCCCAACCGCACATTGGCGGCGGGCCATCAGATCAAGTGCCACCTTTCGACCGATGTGCTGAACGGGATGCAGCCGGTCATCAGCATCGCCGCCGAATGA
- a CDS encoding ABC transporter permease, translating into MDPITWTGAFGPILNPLAAALVVALAVAVVAQIILSFFSGPGTVTQADGTLVVTRSPADMAATAARFTVLGLAGIAVLYALQGYLSSDPARQGILGAMAARFWPVWLALIVTFAVSIRWKRRLGLYGKLFDSTVGMAGFAIVMFWVYTAFFADLIITFDPLAQISGMKNLSPGSPVAGQENAIYLLGGDNLARDVFSRMVMGARRVLAIAPAATAFAFMVGITLGLPAGYFGGRLDTILSFFANLVLAFPVILLFYLLVTPEIRVTGIPIVLAAVLFLFPVIFLCVLWNSRFFTDPKKRNIYVAITLVIGLWAYSGLAFNADPLGIWSMEPNLLNVFVSVVFVNAPTVFRIVRGIVMDLKARDYVSAAQTRGEGPWYIMLWEILPNARGPLIVDFCLRIGYTTILLGTLGFFGLGVSPESPDWGSTINDGRRLLALYVHPAVVPALSLMSLVLGLNLLADGLREESLRD; encoded by the coding sequence ATGGACCCGATCACCTGGACCGGCGCCTTCGGCCCCATCCTGAACCCCCTGGCGGCGGCGCTGGTCGTCGCGCTCGCCGTCGCGGTCGTCGCGCAGATCATCCTGTCGTTCTTTTCCGGCCCCGGCACCGTGACACAGGCCGACGGCACGCTTGTCGTCACCCGCAGCCCCGCAGACATGGCCGCGACTGCGGCACGGTTCACGGTGCTGGGTCTTGCCGGCATCGCCGTGCTCTATGCGCTTCAGGGCTATCTCTCGTCCGACCCCGCCCGCCAGGGCATCCTGGGGGCGATGGCCGCGCGGTTCTGGCCTGTCTGGCTGGCGCTGATCGTGACCTTCGCCGTCTCGATCCGGTGGAAACGGCGACTTGGCCTCTATGGCAAGCTGTTCGACAGCACGGTCGGCATGGCGGGCTTCGCCATCGTGATGTTCTGGGTCTACACCGCCTTCTTCGCCGACCTGATCATCACCTTCGACCCCCTGGCGCAGATCTCGGGCATGAAGAACCTGTCGCCCGGCAGCCCCGTTGCAGGGCAGGAAAATGCCATCTACCTGCTCGGCGGCGACAACCTGGCGCGCGACGTGTTCAGCCGCATGGTCATGGGCGCACGCCGGGTGCTGGCCATCGCCCCGGCCGCCACCGCCTTCGCCTTCATGGTCGGCATCACGCTGGGCCTGCCCGCCGGCTATTTCGGCGGGCGGCTGGACACGATCCTGTCGTTCTTCGCCAACCTGGTGCTCGCCTTCCCGGTGATCCTGCTGTTCTACCTGCTGGTCACCCCGGAAATCCGCGTCACCGGCATTCCCATCGTGCTGGCGGCCGTGCTGTTCCTGTTCCCGGTCATCTTCCTCTGCGTGCTGTGGAACAGCCGGTTCTTCACCGATCCGAAAAAGCGCAACATCTATGTCGCGATCACGCTGGTCATCGGCCTCTGGGCCTATTCGGGCCTTGCGTTCAACGCCGACCCGCTCGGCATCTGGTCGATGGAGCCGAACCTTCTGAACGTCTTCGTCTCGGTCGTCTTCGTGAACGCCCCCACCGTGTTCCGCATCGTGCGCGGCATCGTGATGGACCTGAAGGCGCGCGACTATGTGTCGGCGGCCCAGACCCGGGGCGAAGGCCCGTGGTACATCATGCTGTGGGAAATCCTGCCCAATGCGCGCGGCCCGCTGATCGTCGATTTCTGCCTGCGCATCGGCTACACCACCATCCTGCTGGGAACGCTGGGCTTCTTCGGCCTCGGCGTCTCGCCCGAGTCGCCCGACTGGGGATCGACCATCAACGACGGGCGGCGCCTGCTGGCGCTCTATGTCCATCCGGCGGTGGTGCCGGCGCTGTCGCTGATGTCGCTGGTGCTGGGCCTCAACCTGCTCGCCGACGGTCTGCGCGAGGAATCGCTTCGTGACTGA
- the secD gene encoding protein translocase subunit SecD — protein MLDIPAWKRVLIWAVCAAGIAFSAPNLMYSRVEAHNDAKAAVAAGAAPTPALETAIGAWPSFLPATLVNLGLDLRGGAHLLAEVRVADVYAARIDGLWPEVRDALRDKRDQVGTVRRQPSPDGVLRVAISNPAGLQSAVETVRALAQPVVTLTGIGAEDIEVSVDQGEIVVQLSAAEREATDNRTMQQSLEIIRRRVDEVGTREPTIQRQGEDRILIQVPGIGSASELKALIGTTAQLTFHPVVRQTSDAGADPGARNRLLPASDEPGVYYVVEGTPVVTGEELVDAQPAFDQNNRPAVNFRFNPSGARKFGDYTAANIGTPFAIVLDDEVISAPVIQSHIPGGSGIITGRFTVEESTNLAVLLRAGALPAEMTFLEERTIGPELGQDSIEAGRFASLIAMCAVVVFMVASYGLFGVLAVLALGLNVALIFGALSVIGATLTLPGIAGIVLTIGMAVDANVLVFERIREEMRTARGPARAIELGYQKALSAIIDANITTFITAAILFMVGAGPVRGFAVTLGIGIITSVFTAVFVTRLLVVTWFERARPKTLHV, from the coding sequence ATGCTGGATATCCCTGCCTGGAAACGCGTGCTGATCTGGGCCGTCTGTGCGGCCGGAATCGCGTTCTCGGCCCCGAACCTGATGTATTCCCGGGTCGAGGCGCACAATGACGCCAAGGCCGCGGTCGCCGCGGGCGCCGCGCCCACGCCCGCGCTGGAAACGGCGATCGGCGCCTGGCCGTCCTTCCTGCCCGCGACGCTGGTCAACCTCGGGCTCGACCTGCGCGGCGGCGCGCATCTGCTGGCCGAGGTCAGGGTGGCCGATGTCTATGCGGCACGCATCGACGGGCTATGGCCCGAGGTGCGCGACGCGCTGCGCGACAAGCGCGATCAGGTTGGCACGGTCCGCCGCCAGCCCAGCCCGGATGGCGTGCTGCGCGTCGCCATCTCGAACCCCGCCGGCCTCCAGTCAGCGGTCGAGACGGTCCGGGCGCTGGCCCAGCCGGTCGTCACGCTGACCGGCATCGGCGCCGAGGACATCGAGGTGTCGGTCGACCAGGGCGAGATCGTGGTGCAGCTTTCCGCCGCCGAACGCGAGGCCACCGACAACCGCACCATGCAGCAGTCGCTGGAAATCATCCGCCGCCGCGTGGACGAGGTGGGAACCCGCGAACCGACGATCCAGCGCCAGGGCGAGGACCGCATCCTGATCCAGGTGCCCGGCATCGGATCGGCCAGCGAACTCAAGGCTCTGATCGGCACCACGGCACAGCTGACCTTCCATCCGGTCGTCCGCCAGACCAGCGACGCGGGCGCCGACCCCGGTGCGCGCAACCGGCTTCTTCCCGCCTCCGACGAACCCGGCGTCTATTACGTGGTCGAGGGGACGCCGGTCGTGACCGGCGAGGAACTGGTCGATGCCCAGCCCGCCTTCGACCAGAACAACCGCCCGGCGGTCAACTTCCGCTTCAACCCGTCCGGGGCGCGCAAGTTCGGCGACTACACGGCAGCCAACATCGGCACGCCCTTTGCCATCGTGCTGGACGACGAGGTGATTTCGGCCCCGGTGATCCAGAGCCATATCCCCGGCGGTTCGGGCATCATCACCGGCCGCTTCACGGTCGAGGAATCGACAAACCTCGCGGTGCTGCTGCGCGCGGGCGCCCTGCCCGCCGAAATGACCTTTCTGGAAGAACGCACCATCGGCCCCGAACTCGGGCAGGATTCGATCGAGGCCGGGCGCTTCGCCTCGTTGATCGCCATGTGCGCCGTCGTGGTGTTCATGGTCGCCAGCTACGGCCTTTTCGGCGTGCTGGCGGTCCTGGCGCTTGGCCTGAACGTCGCGCTGATCTTCGGCGCGCTCAGCGTGATCGGTGCCACCCTGACCCTGCCGGGCATCGCGGGCATCGTGCTGACCATCGGCATGGCCGTGGATGCGAACGTCCTGGTCTTCGAACGCATCCGCGAAGAGATGCGAACGGCGCGGGGCCCGGCCCGGGCCATCGAGCTTGGCTATCAGAAGGCGCTGTCGGCGATCATCGACGCCAACATCACCACCTTCATCACCGCGGCCATCCTGTTCATGGTGGGCGCAGGCCCGGTGCGCGGCTTTGCCGTGACGCTGGGCATCGGGATCATCACCTCGGTCTTCACCGCCGTCTTCGTCACCCGTCTTCTGGTGGTGACCTGGTTCGAGCGGGCGCGGCCCAAGACCCTGCACGTGTGA
- a CDS encoding DUF2235 domain-containing protein: MALSDLLRRFLRREPVPVLRSEGIAAAPPGRLRGQVDHVIILDGTMSSLAEGMETNAGITYKLLSEGGPRAHRTVYYEPGLQWESWRHFQDVVQGKGLNRQIRRAYGWLCSHYRPGDRIWLLGYSRGAYAVRSLAGVIDRIGLLRQDCAIERNVKIAFRHYRHGPERATARAFVRRNCHRDAPIEMVGVWDTVKALGLRLPLLWMLTEGRNSFHNHQLGPAIRHGFHALALHETRAVFAPVLWQCPPEWQGNVEQMWFRGAHGDVGGQIGHFVAARPLSNIPLVWMLDRAESCGLALPEDWRARFPCDAQAPMAGTWRGWGAVFLLRRRRVVGRDRSERIHPTAMPAPPPEGPPAAATVPGPF, encoded by the coding sequence CTGGCCCTGTCTGACCTTCTGCGCAGGTTCCTGCGCCGCGAACCGGTGCCGGTTCTGCGGTCCGAGGGGATTGCGGCCGCTCCGCCGGGGCGGCTGCGCGGACAGGTGGATCACGTGATCATCCTGGATGGCACGATGTCGTCGCTGGCCGAGGGGATGGAGACGAATGCGGGCATCACCTACAAGCTGCTGTCCGAGGGTGGGCCGCGCGCACATCGGACGGTGTATTACGAACCCGGCCTGCAATGGGAAAGCTGGCGGCATTTCCAGGATGTCGTTCAGGGCAAGGGCCTGAACCGGCAGATCCGCCGGGCCTATGGATGGCTGTGCAGCCATTACCGGCCGGGCGACCGGATCTGGCTGCTGGGCTATTCGCGCGGGGCCTATGCGGTGCGGTCGCTGGCCGGGGTGATCGACCGTATCGGCCTGCTGCGGCAGGACTGCGCCATCGAGCGGAACGTGAAGATCGCCTTCCGCCACTATCGCCATGGACCGGAACGCGCCACGGCGCGCGCCTTCGTGCGGCGCAACTGCCACCGGGACGCGCCGATCGAGATGGTCGGCGTCTGGGACACGGTGAAGGCGCTGGGCCTGCGGCTGCCGCTGCTGTGGATGCTGACCGAGGGGCGCAATTCGTTCCACAACCATCAGCTGGGCCCGGCGATCCGGCACGGGTTCCATGCGCTGGCGCTGCACGAGACTCGGGCGGTGTTCGCGCCGGTGCTGTGGCAATGCCCGCCGGAATGGCAGGGCAACGTGGAACAGATGTGGTTCCGGGGGGCGCATGGCGACGTGGGCGGGCAGATCGGCCATTTCGTGGCGGCGCGCCCGCTGTCGAACATTCCGCTGGTCTGGATGCTGGACCGGGCGGAAAGCTGCGGCCTGGCCTTGCCCGAGGACTGGCGCGCGCGGTTTCCCTGCGATGCGCAGGCGCCGATGGCCGGCACCTGGCGGGGCTGGGGTGCGGTGTTCCTGCTGCGCCGCCGCCGTGTGGTGGGGCGCGACCGGTCGGAACGCATCCACCCCACCGCGATGCCTGCCCCGCCCCCCGAGGGGCCGCCTGCCGCGGCCACGGTGCCCGGCCCGTTCTGA